Genomic segment of Pochonia chlamydosporia 170 chromosome 1, whole genome shotgun sequence:
GACGAATTCATCTGCAAGGCAACCAAATTAAACCAAACAATAGCCAAATGTTCGTCTGGTGCCTACCGTACTATTTTGATGTTCTTATATTTTGCTGAATGAAGGTGAGAAACGTGTATATCATCATGCGCGTATTTTCTGGCTGGCCTTTGAGGCACTGCTTTCTGCCCCGTGCTGGACTATTGGAATGACACGCATTTGCGCTACTTAAGGTTTGGCTGCAATTCATTTCAGCCGGCTGTGATTATACAGTACCGTGAAAGCGTATTGAATCGTAAATGGTTTCCTTGGTCGACTTGCTTGTTGAGTTCCCAAGGCGCAGCCGCAGAAATGATCCCAGGCGCCGCTAACGCTTTTGCCGTAGGAGTCATCGGGAGTAAAACCGAGGAAAGATGCATCTCACCACATTCAAACTAATTCAAGACGGCTACGATGTATAAGACTACTACTGACCTGTGACACGGCTTACTCCCACAAGATGCTCTTACATCGTCCGTACTTGCGAACACACAAAGGGCAATCCTCTCAAAGATAGCACGTAAATAGCGCAACAATGTCGTCAGAACAACTTTCACAGTTTGAACAAGCTCAAAGCGCATATCAGACCCGGGCAGAAGACTACGACAACTCATGGCACCCGCAATACACTGCCCGATTCATGAGTCTCGTCGACATCAAAGCAGGGGATCGTTTATTAATCTTGGCCTGCGGCACGGGTCTAGAAGCGGTTATTGCATGCCCGCTCGTCGGTGATGAAGGGAAAGTGGTAGGTGTTGATGCCACAAAAGAAATGCTCGATGTGTGTCGCAGGAAGCAGGCGAAGGATGAAATTCTATCTCGTCGACTCTCTCTCATCCAGTATGACATTGCAAATCTCGAATCTTGTGAGGACATTGAAAAAGGCTCATTTGATGTTATTATTTGTTCGAATGCCTTCATTTTGTTCGATGACCCGGCGGGCATTGTTTCTCGGTGGACTGAGTATTTACGATGTGGAGGGCGACTTGTCCTGGATATTCCGCATGAGAATAACCCCCGACAGGGTCTGTTCATGAAGAATGTTGTAGAACGGATGGGCATAGAATATCCGGCTAGTCGGTCTTGGATCGAATCCGCTGATTCATTCCGCCATATACTTGAGGCACAGGGTCTGGAGATACTCCGTGTGGAGGCGCTGGACAAAAAGCCCGGCAAGGGACATGTCTACCTTGGTAAAGAGGAAATGGACGAGATGTTTGACTACATCACGCAGATGCAGTTTGCCGGATACTTGGCCGGCGAAGAGTTTCGAAATAAAGCAAGAGAGCCGTTTGAAAAGGAGTGGGATGCGGCCGCAATGAGGGAAGGTAGCGGCAAAGTGAGAGTTAGCTATGTTCTCTACGTGTATATCGCTCGAAAGCCGTAAGTTCTCAGATGAGAGGACAAGTCTTttggatgaagccattgtGTGAAGTTTATTCGGTCatgatgcagcttgttgcaGTTGAGCTGACGCTGAACGTTCAAAGAGCACAGTCGCCTTACAGAAACACATCGCGGTGCTACACCAAACAAAAGCATACACATAATTAGACTCACTCTTTAGAGCTACCAAACAACGGCAGCACATCAACAAAGGCTTGCAAAAAGTCACCTCGCTCTTTAGCAAAGTAGACGCGAACTCATCAATAAATGTTACAAAATGTGTGCTCGGCCAAGCTCCCGACGACAGCAACGACACAGTGATGAACCAGACGGCAGCAACAATCACAGACAGAATGTCCAAGTGCCAATACAACAAGAAACACATAAAGTCTCCCCCAATCACCAGAAATAAAACCCATCAACCTTCCAGTATTCCCAGCAAGCCAACCCCATCTTACACCTCAAACCAACACACGAGTAGCCCCAGAAGAACCATCCACCATGGGAAAAACGTACAGACACGCTCATCTTCAAGACCCTTCCACTCTGGATACTGATGACCGTAAAGTATACGGCTACGGTGGCCCTCACAGGGAAGCACCAACCTCAGCACCTCGATCGACAcacaccaccgccaaaacCAAGACCCCGAGGCAGAACGACCCGAAAAGTAATTCGAATGGTTCACGGGGAAATTGAGTTACCGGATGACGCTACGATCGCTGAGATCCCAGAAATGACTATCAAATGCGCAGCAATGATTAACGATTTCAAGGTTGAAGGGACGGAGGATGTTACATAGGAGAATGAGCCATGATAGGCGAGAAACCTCCTCGGATGAAGCTTTTGGGGGACTATTATGCGTTTTGGGTGGAAGGAT
This window contains:
- a CDS encoding methyltransferase (similar to Metarhizium robertsii ARSEF 23 XP_007820306.1); its protein translation is MSSEQLSQFEQAQSAYQTRAEDYDNSWHPQYTARFMSLVDIKAGDRLLILACGTGLEAVIACPLVGDEGKVVGVDATKEMLDVCRRKQAKDEILSRRLSLIQYDIANLESCEDIEKGSFDVIICSNAFILFDDPAGIVSRWTEYLRCGGRLVLDIPHENNPRQGLFMKNVVERMGIEYPASRSWIESADSFRHILEAQGLEILRVEALDKKPGKGHVYLGKEEMDEMFDYITQMQFAGYLAGEEFRNKAREPFEKEWDAAAMREGSGKVRVSYVLYVYIARKPPRRTIHHGKNYTATVALTGKHQPQHLDRHTPPPKPRPRGRTTRKVIRMVHGEIELPDDATIAEIPEMTIKCAAMINDFKVEGTEDVT